The nucleotide sequence tatatgcggtTACTACAAAGCAGCTCAGTCAGACTTTTCTGAATTTTTTGAAGTGTGGACTCTTCTGAATTTTAAAAGAATTCCTGTTTGAAATGACATAGTACTAGACTACTAGTACCTTTAGAACACTAAACAATGTTACACAAGTCATCTTttcattcagaggcagggcatATAAGATCTAGCTTCAGTTTCTGTTTGCAGGGTAACCCAACTGGACTAACAGAAGCCTTTTATCATGCAGGTGGTTTATGCCAGTTAATATAGGAATCACATTCATTGTTGGTGGCACTCTAGGCTGGATAGCATGTAAAATACTGAAACCACCACAGCATTTCCGAGGAATGATCATTGCCTTCTGTTCAGCAGGTTCAGTTTCCTATCCGGATTGCATCTTTCTTTTGTTCATACTCCGGAGAtacataatactccctccgtttcgaaatatttgacaccgttgactttttagcacatgtttgaccgttcgtcttatgcaaaaacttttgtgaaatatgtaaaattatatgcctacatgaaaatatatttatcaatgaatcaaatggtaggaaaagaattaataattacttaatttttttaataagacgaacggtcaaatatgtgctaaaaagtcaacggcgtcgaatatttcgaaacggagggagtagtatttacaGTGCTTcaactaacaaaaataaaacgcAGGAAATCTTGGCAACTTGCTCTTGATCATTGTTCCAGCAGTCTGTGACGAAGACGGCAACCCGTTCGGAAAAGACCGGAGCCTTTGCCGCTCTCGTGGGCTCTCCTACTCATCATTATCCATGGCTGTAAGCAAAATTATATTTCTGCATCTCACATTCACTGAATTATCGTGTGCCTTTTTCATTCAGTTGAATAACAGAATTGATCGTTCACTCTGTATCTGCAGCTTGGTGGCTTATTCATATGGACACATACATACAGCCTCATGCAGAAGGCAGGCAAAATGTACCACAAGATGCAGTCCAAAAGCATCCAGTGCCCGGCCGACAGCGATGAAGAGCATCATCCTGCACAAGGTCATGATCAAGTAAAATTAGACGGTGAAACTGCTTACGCTGATGAGGAGGCGGCTCTTCTGGTGTCAGCTAAACTGGCTCCTGAACACAATGAAGAGAACCAAATGGTAAGTCGACTAATTAATGGTCAGTCCAGTGCACCATTGTCTGGTTCGTTCCATGCAAATCTTCAGAGAAAACTGATTTGTCAGAAATGCAGGAAGCTCCACTTCTGACTTGCGAGAGAGAGATTGCTAACAAAGGAGGATTCTGGACAAACCTGAAGGAAACCGTCCACCAGGTTGTCGAGGAGCTGATGGCACCACCAACTGTATCTGCAGTATGTTCCTGCCAAAACCAGTTACAccattttcatcacatcaagTTGATATCAATGCTCATTGCTCATATTGGCAGTGTCAACTGATTGCACTGAAGTTGTCTTTGTGTTGTTGTTTCAGATACTTGGATTTGTTGTTGGCCTAGTCCCATGGTTGAAATCTCTTGTCATCGGCAATGGCGCCCCACTGAGAGTCATCCAGGAGTCCCTCCAACTAATGGGGTGAGTGAGCATTTACATGTTAGGTTTCTCCATTTCTGTCTGCCTTAAACAGCATATTTCAAGTGTTTCCTCAGCCTTTACTCACGGTTCGTTTGTCTTTCAGCAATGGCACGATTCCTTGCATCACCCTAATCCTAGGGGGGAATCTGACACAAGGTAGGTGTTAATTACTCATGAACTAATGATATGGAAATTAACTGCATCATCTTGTGAGTTTTCTGAACTTCTCTGAATGTATGTGCATGCAGGGCTACGGAAGTCGGTGCTGAAGCGTACGGTGATCATCACGATCGTCTGCATACGCTACGTGATCCAACCCTTGATCGGGATGGCGGTTGTCCATGCTGCCTATGGGGTTGGATTCTTGCCACACGATCCATTGTACCGCTACGTGCTGATGATGCAGTTCGCGCTGCCACCTGCAATGAACATCGGTAGCCCCTGAATCCCATGCAGTTTCATTCTGATTTCTGAAGTTTCTTCTGTCCATGCTTCTAGGAAGATCTTGATCACCTGATCATGTgtcttgtgtgtgtgtgatctGTTCGATCCAGGAACCATGGCTCAGCTGTTTGATGTTGGTCAAGAGGAATGCTCAGTGATCTTCTTGTGGACTTACCTGATTGCTGCCATTGCACTCACGACGTGGTCGACGATATTCATGTCCATCCTGTCTTGAGGTTGAGGGTGACAAGAAGAACCAACTTTGTGGCAATATTGGTTTAGCTGGAATGATTCAGCTCACGGATAAAATGTAAAGAAGCCGGAGACAATGAGCCTCTCCGAAAGAGCCGAAACTGAGGCTTGCCCATGAGCACCACACGTCCACACGTGTATAGAAATTGAAGcagtatttttttagataatgaaaaatagcatggtggcccgcgtagataactataatttttttaacatattaaaaaatatttttatttttttcagttatttcaaaattgtattttttatatggactctatactctactccCAATCATCCTCACTTTAttaaatttctaattttgtagTTCGAAAttttgttatttctaaattatactcTTCTTATATGGACTTAATAGTCTATCGTCTTCTctaaatattctttttttatttgaaattttacttATTTCTAAACTGTACT is from Oryza sativa Japonica Group chromosome 9, ASM3414082v1 and encodes:
- the LOC4347808 gene encoding protein PIN-LIKES 7 — encoded protein: MGFLSLLLVASMPIVQVLLIGVIGAFLASGYSKILTSSALRDMNKVVFTVFTPSLMFASLAKTVTLSDVISWWFMPVNIGITFIVGGTLGWIACKILKPPQHFRGMIIAFCSAGNLGNLLLIIVPAVCDEDGNPFGKDRSLCRSRGLSYSSLSMALGGLFIWTHTYSLMQKAGKMYHKMQSKSIQCPADSDEEHHPAQGHDQVKLDGETAYADEEAALLVSAKLAPEHNEENQMEAPLLTCEREIANKGGFWTNLKETVHQVVEELMAPPTVSAILGFVVGLVPWLKSLVIGNGAPLRVIQESLQLMGNGTIPCITLILGGNLTQGLRKSVLKRTVIITIVCIRYVIQPLIGMAVVHAAYGVGFLPHDPLYRYVLMMQFALPPAMNIGTMAQLFDVGQEECSVIFLWTYLIAAIALTTWSTIFMSILS